The nucleotide window GAGCAGGGACGAAGCCACGAGAGAAGTTGAGAAGCTTCTAGAGAAGAAGCGTATGATAGAGTCGATTTTCGAGAGGAAAGCTGAGATGACTATATTAACCGTGGCAAACATTGAAGAAGAGGCCTTACAGTTCCTAGAAGAACTAGCTAAGAAAAACGGAATAACGCTATTCGTTGGAAGAGATGTAAGAACACTATACTCAATTTAACTTTCTTTTATAAACTGTCAAAGCTGCCTAAGCCTAGCCTCTACACCCAAACCTGATTCGACCTCTATCTTAATCCGTTAAATTAAAGCTGAGAGCATATAGCCTACTCCGATTCTAAGTCTGGCTAGTAGCGGGGACAGTCGTCCATCGAACCCCACTATACCGTTCTTCAAGGCTTTTAAAGGAAAACGGTCGCTCAAATCACCGACATCGACGATCGTGTATGCGTCTCCGACGCATCGCGGATAATGTGCGTCGCTACCACCGACTGCTGGAACCGAGAGCTTTGAAGCGATTTTGAGACCCTTCCTGACGAAATACCTGGAAAACGGATACGACGCGTTTAAAGCCTCTACGGCGTCGGGCTTAAAGCGGACCCACCTATCCCACTTAGCCCTTCCGACAGCCGGGTGGGCTAACACCGTAAAACCACCGTTATCCCTAGCCCATTTTATGAGCTCCTCGTAACGCATAAACCCCATCTCAGGAGGCAGCATCTCCAAACCCAGAACGAGCACGTGACCGGCGTCCGTGGAGATCTCATAGCCCGGCAGGATAAACAATTCGCTTTCGTAAGACTTAGCCTCAAAATAACCGTCCAACGTAGCGTGATCCGTTATCGCCAAACCGTCCAAATCCTTCGCCCTGGCGACCCTGAGAACCTCCTCCACCGTACCCCTACCGTCGGAGTAGACGGTGTGAACATGAAGGTCCACCTTTAAAAAGCAACACTGACACCTT belongs to Candidatus Bathyarchaeota archaeon and includes:
- a CDS encoding CehA/McbA family metallohydrolase, whose product is MDLHVHTVYSDGRGTVEEVLRVARAKDLDGLAITDHATLDGYFEAKSYESELFILPGYEISTDAGHVLVLGLEMLPPEMGFMRYEELIKWARDNGGFTVLAHPAVGRAKWDRWVRFKPDAVEALNASYPFSRYFVRKGLKIASKLSVPAVGGSDAHYPRCVGDAYTIVDVGDLSDRFPLKALKNGIVGFDGRLSPLLARLRIGVGYMLSALI